Proteins found in one Paralichthys olivaceus isolate ysfri-2021 chromosome 19, ASM2471397v2, whole genome shotgun sequence genomic segment:
- the ankef1a gene encoding ankyrin repeat and EF-hand domain containing 1a, whose product MSGRVAEDRLQVLQIYILLQRVHEGDTEKIKKMVNLGVENLINLTEPQDGTGVLHVAVSANNKDLVSFLLSLGADPNIQDKKGRTPVMLAAERGNHAIVGLLIQSNADLKLQDAESRGVLFYCMYPTKRHTYCLQMALKCQADPNNVSAQGIHVFQQMCEKAQECTPMCLAMLDGGADPNATNQNTGVTALMEAAQAGSLPLVKAILKKGGNPNTMDLNRFTAAHYAAKGAFFEVIQALSAYSADMGVINMDNCTALHYAAATGNANCCKFLAQRGCNPKLKDQDGVLPRQIAKDAGSKAAAKELRKAEKQQGKGNKSSEDSLMSDLWALNLHDWSHENETELCQAFGSNSDTVPTKKFVSVLEELKAPAEPEQLQKVISAHDKEKVGSINISDFIKGVKYIKKPYLHSSYLPKKKKGGKKGKGGKKKKGKLVIPMPICTLTTELMPRQEDGGPPPFMIETYHNLSDICRFDRDHPPEHPIVNDSGWYMEKPEKTYVNINSSVKSVDLESLDLAFSQGVPVDVQDQYYKTPLSVACITGNYEVAQYLLSQGADVNMGDQFSSMPLHQAAQAGQVELVELLVEAGAAIDAQTFNGSTPLMMAIQGSQLSTVDFLIKAGASVTAKNKKEENCLDIAGAFGDFRIIELVKEKMDSLPISKEAAKGKGGKAPKVKSAKEKGLAAEGAVHSESLTATAGKTSPKDSESVILQNARITAGKTNTMGITFVPKTVWGKPPTTSQLMSKIERRKEILALEVDFDDFMMPFTNNIQKTTLEHVKTTE is encoded by the exons ATGAGTGGCAGGGTCGCAGAAGATCGCCTGCAGGTCCTCCAGATCTACATCCTGCTGCAGCGTGTCCATGAGGGCGATACGGAGAAGATAAAGAAGATGGTGAACCTCGGGGTGGAAAACCTCATCAATCTCACTGAGCCACAGGATGGCACGGGGGTGCTTCATGTGGCAGTTTCAGCCAACAATAAGG ACCTGGTCAGTTTCCTCCTGTCTCTGGGAGCAGACCCCAACATCCAGGACAAGAAGGGCCGCACTCCAGTCATGTTAGCTGCTGAGCGGGGCAATCATGCCATAGTGGGGCTGTTAATACAAAGCAACGCTGATCTGAAGCTCCAAGATGCTGAGAGCAGAG GTGTCCTGTTCTACTGTATGTACCCCACAAAGCGCCACACTTACTGCCTGCAGATGGCGCTGAAGTGCCAGGCAGACCCCAACAATGTGTCAGCCCAGGGGATTCACGTCTTCCAGCAGATGTGTGAAAAAGCTCAGGAGTGCACCCCCATGTGTCTCGCCATGCTGGATGGCGGGGCAGACCCCAATGCAACAAACCAG aACACCGGTGTCACAGCATTGATGGAGGCAGCACAGGCAGGCTCGCTGCCGCTTGTGAAAGCCATTCTCAAGAAAGGGGGAAACCCAAACACCATGGACCTGAATCGTTTCACAGCAGCGCACTACGCTGCAAAGGGGGCCTTTTTTGAG GTGATTCAGGCGCTCTCTGCATACTCAGCAGACATGGGCGTGATTAACATGGACAACTGCACGGCCCTACACTACGCTGCTGCCACAGGCAACGCTAACTGCTGCAAGTTCCTGGCACAGAGAG GTTGTAACCCCAAGCTAAAAGACCAGGACGGTGTCCTGCCGCGTCAGATTGCCAAAGACGCTGGCTCCAAAGCAGCGGCCAAGGAGCTGAGGAAAGCTGAGAAGCAACAGGGGAAAGGCAACAAGTCCAGCGAGGACAGCCTCATGTCAGACCTCTGGGCCCTTAACCTCCATGACTGGTCTCATGAGAATGAGACCGAGTTATGTCAAGCCTTCGGGAGCAACTCAGATACAGTTCCCACAAAgaagtttgtttctgtgttagaGGAACTCAAAGCTCCAGCTGAACCAGAGCAGCTCCAAAAAGTCATTTCAGCACATGACAAGGAAAAAGTGGGCAGTATCAACATTAGTGATTTCATCAAAGGTGTCAAGTACATCAAGAAACCTTACCTCCACTCCTCCTATTTgcctaaaaagaaaaagggggggaagaaaggaaaaggggggaagaagaagaagggtaAATTGGTCATCCCAATGCCCATTTGCACCCTCACAACGGAACTCATGCCTCGGCAAGAGGATGGAGGCCCACCTCCCTTCATGATTGAGACGTACCACAACTTGTCAGACATCTGCAGATTCGACCGGGATCACCCACCAGAACATCCCATAGTGAACGACTCCGGATGGTACAtggagaagccagagaagaCCTATGTGAATATCAACAGTTCTGTGAAAAGTGTAGATCTGGAGTCGTTGGACCTGGCTTTCAGTCAGGGGGTTCCTGTGGATGTTCAAGATCAATATTACAAAACTCCGCTGAGTGTGGCTTGCATCACTGGCAACTATGAGGTGGCTCAGTATCTTCTCAGCCAGGG GGCAGATGTCAACATGGGTGACCAGTTCTCCTCGATGCCCCTCCACCAAGCGGCTCAAGCTGGTCAAGTGGAACTTGTTGAGCTTTTGGTGGAGGCTGGGGCCGCCATAGATGCTCAAACGTTCAATGGAAGCACACCGCTCATGATGGCCATCCAGGGCTCTCAACTCTCCACTGTGGACTTCCTCATCAAGGCGGGTGCCAGTGTTACTGCGAAGAACAAGAAAG AAGAAAACTGCCTTGACATTGCAGGAGCTTTTGGAGACTTCAGGATAATTGAGTTGGTCAAAGAAAAGATGGATTCTCTGCCTATATCAAAGGAGGCAGCGAAGGGAAAAGGTGGCAAAGCTCCAAAAGTTAAATCTGCCAAAGAAAAG GGCCTTGCAGCAGAAGGTGCAGTGCACTCAGAGTCCTTGACTGCAACAGCAGGGAAGACGTCCCCGAAAGATTCAGAGAGCGTCATCCTGCAGAACGCCAGGATCACTGCAGGGAAAACCAACACTATGGGTATCACCTTTGTGCCAAAAACG gTTTGGGGGAAGCCGCCCACCACCAGCCAGCTGATGTCGAAGATAGAGAGACGGAAGGAGATCTTGGCCCTGGAGGTGGACTTTGACGACTTCATGATGCCGTTCACCAACAACATCCAGAAGACGACGCTGGAGCACGTGAAAACCACGGAATAG
- the emilin1a gene encoding EMILIN-1-A isoform X1: protein MMMETSFYLLALVCARVCSGLGYSESSVQGGQRAASRHRNWCAYVVTRTVSCVMEDGVETYIKPDYQRCTWGQCPRVAYRTYRRPRYKVAYKMVTEMEWKCCHGYSGEDCREGPQTTTNTQINGGGRTRVTQTGLNTGGGQRGEGDSEKIRQLEETIRGLTKDLNSMQTTIQGMNQRLPGLNGAIVPADSAQPHMKETINNIQNKLDLLYNRTQVHDQTLLNINNHLVNGGSNELDGAAREGGSVGNQLNTLKEEILTELERRVTLSCSACQAGVEDLRRQQQDDRDRIRALEKLVGSMNQSLRQSLDISRTETERSQACCKTVTELEKKLLGVEVKVTSTANKCETIKGRLDKELSGTGGGKGRVTEDRLNGRLRELEKRLNNTVRKTEQRCTNSGNNVKDTVQRDVTQLRNMVLSQLDDHSFKIGKIELDVAVLGDTVRDHSRRLGQLENITTFLDRRLTSTTNLCNETCGPNGKGRKTDETVKTLEWRVVANQDEIQKFNTRLNDLSMSGDSLSDKVINLMDDVKKIITVTGKNGEHFNRIVTEVETLGSHFEECSICSSIKDDLSSLTNSTTIGLSRCQAEVTDLRRKVDSGESVCSQVCSNLQEEVGRLREEVEECTGQCKNNINDLKKHLDGHTVHNGRLGGDLKSIQGELAGVRFTFNSINDTLKGLGRTVQTHGNKITDLTDNKDDIISKVNNLQKELTDHVDDSEIRFGNLGKEIQIIRSNYVTEVGECRRASDGLDQRLSKLEGVCTRFDTFSDSLERIKEGLNRHVSGLWSCVNGLNVTVTSHGDLIDDIQNVQLENVHTKIHRLNSSVLELSKEFHSFIEQDFMGPPGLPGPRGERGERGPQGLVGPQGRVGPAGREGDQGPLGPPGLRGEQGLAGSDAHVPRLSFSAALTRPMRSSGTIVFNEVFVNENNIYNPKTGYFTAPVKGKYFFSGILTGHKNMKIEAVLSKSNTGVARVDSAGYQPEGLEKPMAEAKHIPGALAVFNIILPMEAGDTVCIDLVTGKLAYSSEPLTIFSGMLLYETV, encoded by the exons TTACCGGACGTACAGGAGGCCAAGGTACAAGGTAGCTTACAAGATGGTGACAGAAATGGAGTGGaagtgttgccatggttactCAGGGGAAGACTGCCGTGAGGGGCCACAGACGACCACCAACACTCAGATCAACGGAGGAGGACGAACTCGTGTCACCCAGACGGGCCTTAACACGGGAGGtgggcagagaggagaag GTGACAGTGAGAAGATCAGACAGCTGGAGGAGACGATCCGCGGCCTGACCAAAGACCTCAACAGCATGCAAACCACCATTCAAGGCATGAACCAGAGGCT ACCTGGTCTGAATGGAGCGATTGTTCCCGCTGACTCAGCTCAGCCACACATGAAGGAAACCATCAACAACATCCAGAACAAGCTGGACCTCCTGTATAACAGGACGCAG GTCCATGATCAGACCCTGCTCAACATCAACAACCACCTGGTGAACGGTGGCAGCAATGAACTGGACGGAGCGGCCAGAGAAGGAGGATCTGTGGGGAACCAGCTGAACACGCTGAAGGAGGAGATACTGACGGAGCTCGAGAGGAGGGTGACTTTGTCCTGCTCGGCCTGTCAG GCTGGTGTGGAGGACCTCAGGCGTCAGCAGCAAGATGACAGGGACAGGATCAGGGCCCTGGAGAAGCTGGTCGGCTCCATGAACCAGAGCTTGAGGCAGAGCCTGGACATTTCACGCACTGAGACTGAACGCTCCCAGGCCTGCTGTAAGACCGTCACAGAGCTGGAAAAGAAGCTGTTGGGTGTCGAGGTCAAAGTCACCTCCACTGCTAACAAATGTGAAACCATTAAAGGCCGTCTGGATAAGGAGCTTTCTGGCACAGGTGGAGGAAAGGGAAGAGTGACGGAGGACAGGTTGAACGGCAGGCTGAGAGAGTTGGAGAAGAGGTTGAACAACACCGTGAGGAAGACAGAGCAGAGGTGTACCAATAGCGGGAACAACGTGAAGGACACTGTGCAGAGAGACGTCACACAGCTGCGTAACATGGTCCTCAGTCAGCTGGATGACCACAGCTTTAAGATAGGGAAGATAGAGCTGGACGTGGCTGTTCTCGGAGACACGGTTAGAGATCACAGTCGACGTTTAGGTCAGCTGGAGAACATCACAACGTTCTTGGACAGAAGGttaacatcaacaacaaacctGTGCAATGAGACCTGCGGGCCTAATGGGAAAGGTCGTAAGACTGATGAAACTGTGAAAACGCTAGAGTGGAGAGTTGTAGCCAATCAAGATGAGATCCAGAAGTTTAACACCAGGTTAAATGATTTGTCCATGTCTGGAGATTCTCTGAGTGACAAAGTGATCAACTTAATGGATGATGTCAAAAAGATTATAACTGTGACAGGGAAAAACGGTGAGCACTTCAACCGGATTGTCACCGAAGTTGAAACGTTGGGCAGTCATTTTGAGGAATGTTCAATTTGCAGCTCTATAAAGGACGATTTGAGCTCACTTACAAACTCCACCACCATTGGTCTGAGCAGGTGCCAGGCAGAGGTGACGGATCTGCGGAGAAAAGTGGACTCGGGAGAATCTGTCTGCTCTCAGGTGTGCTCcaacctgcaggaggaggtAGGGCGACtcagagaggaagtggaggagtgTACAGgacagtgtaaaaacaacataaatgacCTGAAGAAGCATCTGGATGGTCATACTGTGCACAATGGAAGATTAGGAGGGGATCTGAAGTCCATCCAAGGAGAGCTGGCTGGGGTCAGGTTCACGTTTAACTCCATTAACGACACTCTGAAGGGCCTGGGAAGGACTGTACAAACGCATGGGAACAAGATAACTGATCTGACCGACAACAAGGACGACATTATTTCTAAG GTGAACAACTTGCAGAAGGAGCTGACAGATCATGTTGATGACTCTGAGATTCGCTTCGGCAACCTGGGCAAAGAGATCCAAATAATAAGAAGCAACTACGTGACGGAGGTGGGGGAGTGCAGGCGAGCCAGTGACGGCCTGGACCAAAGACTCTCCAAGCTGGAGGGAGTGTGCACACGATTTGACACGTTTTCCGACAGCCTGGAGAGGATCAAGGAGGGCTTGAACCGACATGTGTCTGGGCTGTGGAGCTGCGTTAATGGACTCAACGTCACGGTAACATCTCACGGAGATCTTATCGACGATATCCAGAACGTACAGCTGGAGAACGTCCACACCAAGATACACAGGCTGAATTCCTCCGTCTTGGAGTTGTCCAAGGAGTTCCACAGTTTCATAGAACAGGACTTCATGG GTCCACCCGGTCTGCCAGGACCCCgtggagagagaggtgagcgtGGACCCCAGGGTCTTGTAGGACCCCAAGGAAGGGTCGGACCCGCAGGCAGAGAAGGCGATCAGGGGCCATTGGGACCCCCAG gCCTCAGAGGTGAACAGG GTCTTGCAGGGTCTGATGCCCACGTGCCacgcctctctttctctgccgcATTGACTCGTCCAATGAGAAGCTCAGGAACAATTGTCTTTAACGAGGTCTTTGtcaatgaaaataatatctACAATCCCAAAACAG GTTACTTCACAGCTCCAGTGAAAGGGAAGTACTTCTTCAGTGGCATTCTTACGGGTCACAAGAACATGAAGATCGAGGCTGTGTTGTCCAAGTCCAACACCGGCGTGGCCCGAGTGGACTCTGCTGGCTATCAGCCCGAGGGCCTGGAGAAACCCATGGCAGAGGCCAAACACATTCCTGGAGCTCTGGCCGTCTTCAACATCATCCTGCCCATGGAGGCTGGCGACACGGTCTGCATCGATCTAGTCACGGGGAAGCTGGCCTACTCCTCCGAACCTCTGACCATCTTTAGTGGGATGCTGCTGTACGAGACCGTCTGA
- the emilin1a gene encoding EMILIN-1-A isoform X2, which translates to MMMETSFYLLALVCARVCSGLGYSESSVQGGQRAASRHRNWCAYVVTRTVSCVMEDGVETYIKPDYQRCTWGQCPRVAYRTYRRPRYKVAYKMVTEMEWKCCHGYSGEDCREGPQTTTNTQINGGGRTRVTQTGLNTGGDSEKIRQLEETIRGLTKDLNSMQTTIQGMNQRLPGLNGAIVPADSAQPHMKETINNIQNKLDLLYNRTQVHDQTLLNINNHLVNGGSNELDGAAREGGSVGNQLNTLKEEILTELERRVTLSCSACQAGVEDLRRQQQDDRDRIRALEKLVGSMNQSLRQSLDISRTETERSQACCKTVTELEKKLLGVEVKVTSTANKCETIKGRLDKELSGTGGGKGRVTEDRLNGRLRELEKRLNNTVRKTEQRCTNSGNNVKDTVQRDVTQLRNMVLSQLDDHSFKIGKIELDVAVLGDTVRDHSRRLGQLENITTFLDRRLTSTTNLCNETCGPNGKGRKTDETVKTLEWRVVANQDEIQKFNTRLNDLSMSGDSLSDKVINLMDDVKKIITVTGKNGEHFNRIVTEVETLGSHFEECSICSSIKDDLSSLTNSTTIGLSRCQAEVTDLRRKVDSGESVCSQVCSNLQEEVGRLREEVEECTGQCKNNINDLKKHLDGHTVHNGRLGGDLKSIQGELAGVRFTFNSINDTLKGLGRTVQTHGNKITDLTDNKDDIISKVNNLQKELTDHVDDSEIRFGNLGKEIQIIRSNYVTEVGECRRASDGLDQRLSKLEGVCTRFDTFSDSLERIKEGLNRHVSGLWSCVNGLNVTVTSHGDLIDDIQNVQLENVHTKIHRLNSSVLELSKEFHSFIEQDFMGPPGLPGPRGERGERGPQGLVGPQGRVGPAGREGDQGPLGPPGLRGEQGLAGSDAHVPRLSFSAALTRPMRSSGTIVFNEVFVNENNIYNPKTGYFTAPVKGKYFFSGILTGHKNMKIEAVLSKSNTGVARVDSAGYQPEGLEKPMAEAKHIPGALAVFNIILPMEAGDTVCIDLVTGKLAYSSEPLTIFSGMLLYETV; encoded by the exons TTACCGGACGTACAGGAGGCCAAGGTACAAGGTAGCTTACAAGATGGTGACAGAAATGGAGTGGaagtgttgccatggttactCAGGGGAAGACTGCCGTGAGGGGCCACAGACGACCACCAACACTCAGATCAACGGAGGAGGACGAACTCGTGTCACCCAGACGGGCCTTAACACGGGAG GTGACAGTGAGAAGATCAGACAGCTGGAGGAGACGATCCGCGGCCTGACCAAAGACCTCAACAGCATGCAAACCACCATTCAAGGCATGAACCAGAGGCT ACCTGGTCTGAATGGAGCGATTGTTCCCGCTGACTCAGCTCAGCCACACATGAAGGAAACCATCAACAACATCCAGAACAAGCTGGACCTCCTGTATAACAGGACGCAG GTCCATGATCAGACCCTGCTCAACATCAACAACCACCTGGTGAACGGTGGCAGCAATGAACTGGACGGAGCGGCCAGAGAAGGAGGATCTGTGGGGAACCAGCTGAACACGCTGAAGGAGGAGATACTGACGGAGCTCGAGAGGAGGGTGACTTTGTCCTGCTCGGCCTGTCAG GCTGGTGTGGAGGACCTCAGGCGTCAGCAGCAAGATGACAGGGACAGGATCAGGGCCCTGGAGAAGCTGGTCGGCTCCATGAACCAGAGCTTGAGGCAGAGCCTGGACATTTCACGCACTGAGACTGAACGCTCCCAGGCCTGCTGTAAGACCGTCACAGAGCTGGAAAAGAAGCTGTTGGGTGTCGAGGTCAAAGTCACCTCCACTGCTAACAAATGTGAAACCATTAAAGGCCGTCTGGATAAGGAGCTTTCTGGCACAGGTGGAGGAAAGGGAAGAGTGACGGAGGACAGGTTGAACGGCAGGCTGAGAGAGTTGGAGAAGAGGTTGAACAACACCGTGAGGAAGACAGAGCAGAGGTGTACCAATAGCGGGAACAACGTGAAGGACACTGTGCAGAGAGACGTCACACAGCTGCGTAACATGGTCCTCAGTCAGCTGGATGACCACAGCTTTAAGATAGGGAAGATAGAGCTGGACGTGGCTGTTCTCGGAGACACGGTTAGAGATCACAGTCGACGTTTAGGTCAGCTGGAGAACATCACAACGTTCTTGGACAGAAGGttaacatcaacaacaaacctGTGCAATGAGACCTGCGGGCCTAATGGGAAAGGTCGTAAGACTGATGAAACTGTGAAAACGCTAGAGTGGAGAGTTGTAGCCAATCAAGATGAGATCCAGAAGTTTAACACCAGGTTAAATGATTTGTCCATGTCTGGAGATTCTCTGAGTGACAAAGTGATCAACTTAATGGATGATGTCAAAAAGATTATAACTGTGACAGGGAAAAACGGTGAGCACTTCAACCGGATTGTCACCGAAGTTGAAACGTTGGGCAGTCATTTTGAGGAATGTTCAATTTGCAGCTCTATAAAGGACGATTTGAGCTCACTTACAAACTCCACCACCATTGGTCTGAGCAGGTGCCAGGCAGAGGTGACGGATCTGCGGAGAAAAGTGGACTCGGGAGAATCTGTCTGCTCTCAGGTGTGCTCcaacctgcaggaggaggtAGGGCGACtcagagaggaagtggaggagtgTACAGgacagtgtaaaaacaacataaatgacCTGAAGAAGCATCTGGATGGTCATACTGTGCACAATGGAAGATTAGGAGGGGATCTGAAGTCCATCCAAGGAGAGCTGGCTGGGGTCAGGTTCACGTTTAACTCCATTAACGACACTCTGAAGGGCCTGGGAAGGACTGTACAAACGCATGGGAACAAGATAACTGATCTGACCGACAACAAGGACGACATTATTTCTAAG GTGAACAACTTGCAGAAGGAGCTGACAGATCATGTTGATGACTCTGAGATTCGCTTCGGCAACCTGGGCAAAGAGATCCAAATAATAAGAAGCAACTACGTGACGGAGGTGGGGGAGTGCAGGCGAGCCAGTGACGGCCTGGACCAAAGACTCTCCAAGCTGGAGGGAGTGTGCACACGATTTGACACGTTTTCCGACAGCCTGGAGAGGATCAAGGAGGGCTTGAACCGACATGTGTCTGGGCTGTGGAGCTGCGTTAATGGACTCAACGTCACGGTAACATCTCACGGAGATCTTATCGACGATATCCAGAACGTACAGCTGGAGAACGTCCACACCAAGATACACAGGCTGAATTCCTCCGTCTTGGAGTTGTCCAAGGAGTTCCACAGTTTCATAGAACAGGACTTCATGG GTCCACCCGGTCTGCCAGGACCCCgtggagagagaggtgagcgtGGACCCCAGGGTCTTGTAGGACCCCAAGGAAGGGTCGGACCCGCAGGCAGAGAAGGCGATCAGGGGCCATTGGGACCCCCAG gCCTCAGAGGTGAACAGG GTCTTGCAGGGTCTGATGCCCACGTGCCacgcctctctttctctgccgcATTGACTCGTCCAATGAGAAGCTCAGGAACAATTGTCTTTAACGAGGTCTTTGtcaatgaaaataatatctACAATCCCAAAACAG GTTACTTCACAGCTCCAGTGAAAGGGAAGTACTTCTTCAGTGGCATTCTTACGGGTCACAAGAACATGAAGATCGAGGCTGTGTTGTCCAAGTCCAACACCGGCGTGGCCCGAGTGGACTCTGCTGGCTATCAGCCCGAGGGCCTGGAGAAACCCATGGCAGAGGCCAAACACATTCCTGGAGCTCTGGCCGTCTTCAACATCATCCTGCCCATGGAGGCTGGCGACACGGTCTGCATCGATCTAGTCACGGGGAAGCTGGCCTACTCCTCCGAACCTCTGACCATCTTTAGTGGGATGCTGCTGTACGAGACCGTCTGA